One genomic region from Silvibacterium dinghuense encodes:
- a CDS encoding YcbK family protein, which produces MSFRRIVFAVVAVLLVALPARPADVSPSPVSVSASAGEVYRLRLYHLHTGEHLDVVYRIGNAYLPAAVAQLDHFLRDHRTGDVKDYDVKEFDLLHDLLAKLHDPNGEIDIVCGYRTPWSNNYLRTHGGGVAEHSQHMEAKAIDIRVPGVPTTEVRNAALSMARGGVGYYPVSNFVHVDVGPVRHWQYR; this is translated from the coding sequence ATGAGCTTTCGCCGCATCGTTTTTGCCGTAGTGGCCGTGCTTTTGGTCGCGCTGCCGGCGCGTCCGGCCGATGTATCGCCGAGTCCTGTTTCTGTCTCTGCTTCGGCGGGTGAGGTTTATCGCCTGCGCCTGTATCACCTGCACACCGGTGAGCATCTGGACGTGGTCTATCGCATCGGCAATGCGTATCTGCCCGCTGCGGTCGCGCAGCTCGATCACTTTCTCCGCGATCACCGCACCGGCGACGTGAAGGACTATGACGTGAAGGAGTTCGACCTGCTGCACGACCTGCTGGCGAAGCTGCACGATCCGAACGGCGAGATCGATATTGTCTGCGGCTATCGCACGCCGTGGAGCAACAACTATCTCCGCACGCACGGCGGCGGCGTGGCCGAGCACAGCCAGCACATGGAGGCCAAGGCCATCGATATCCGCGTGCCCGGCGTGCCTACGACGGAAGTCCGCAACGCAGCGCTGTCCATGGCCCGCGGCGGCGTGGGCTACTATCCGGTCTCGAACTTCGTGCACGTGGATGTGGGACCGGTGCGCCACTGGCAGTACCGATAA
- a CDS encoding branched-chain amino acid transaminase yields MPIQPTSKIWHNGNLIPWEKANIHVMSHVVHYGSSVFEGIRCYGQPQGAAVFRLPEHMQRLIDSAKVYRMPLPYSLDQLSTAVVDLIEANGVAPCYIRPIAFRGYGEIGVNPKHSPVEVYMANFPWGKYVNAEAADVCVSSWNRLAPNTMPSLAKAGGNYMNSQLIRMEADVNGYMEGIALDVNGYLSEGSGENLFIVRNGVLYTTPLANSVLAGITRDSILTLARHFGIPVVEQAMPRELLYLADEVFFTGTAAEVTPIRSVDRIQVADGNIGPITKQLSEEFFGIANGLRPDRYGWLTPVNVSTEQPVTA; encoded by the coding sequence ATGCCTATTCAGCCCACCAGCAAGATCTGGCACAACGGCAACCTCATCCCCTGGGAGAAAGCCAACATCCACGTTATGAGCCACGTGGTCCACTATGGCTCGTCGGTATTCGAGGGCATCCGCTGCTATGGACAGCCCCAGGGCGCAGCGGTTTTCCGCCTGCCGGAGCACATGCAGCGCCTGATCGACTCGGCGAAGGTATACCGCATGCCGCTGCCGTATTCGCTTGACCAGCTTTCGACCGCGGTCGTCGACCTGATCGAGGCCAACGGTGTTGCGCCGTGCTACATCCGTCCCATCGCCTTCCGCGGCTATGGTGAGATCGGTGTGAACCCGAAGCACTCGCCGGTCGAGGTGTACATGGCGAACTTCCCGTGGGGCAAGTATGTGAACGCCGAGGCTGCCGATGTCTGCGTCTCGTCGTGGAACCGCCTGGCGCCGAACACCATGCCCTCGCTGGCCAAGGCCGGCGGCAATTACATGAACTCGCAGCTGATCCGCATGGAAGCCGATGTGAACGGCTACATGGAAGGCATCGCGCTGGATGTGAACGGCTATCTCTCCGAAGGCTCGGGCGAGAACCTGTTCATCGTGCGCAACGGCGTGCTGTACACCACGCCGCTGGCGAACTCGGTGCTGGCCGGTATTACGCGCGACTCAATCCTGACGCTGGCGCGCCACTTCGGTATTCCGGTGGTGGAGCAGGCCATGCCGCGTGAGCTGCTCTATCTTGCCGACGAGGTCTTCTTTACCGGCACTGCGGCTGAAGTGACGCCGATCCGCTCGGTGGACCGCATTCAGGTGGCCGATGGCAACATCGGGCCGATCACCAAGCAGCTCTCGGAGGAGTTCTTCGGGATTGCGAACGGCCTGCGTCCGGACCGCTACGGCTGGCTCACGCCGGTGAATGTAAGCACGGAGCAGCCGGTTACGGCCTAA